One window of the Elusimicrobiota bacterium genome contains the following:
- a CDS encoding site-2 protease family protein, with translation MGLISLLTRDPLAFVVLAVLLLYSIIAHEVAHGWVAKLFGDTLAEEEGRLTANPMPHIDPIGLLMLFVAGFGWARPVPINYGYLRRTRFGLIAVSLAGVTANFIIAFAAALLLEFSMIRGIPPIALALTVAVKINVILAAFNLIPIPPLDGSKVLAEFLPIEARVKFFQFERYGFFVLILLIFTGLLNPVINVMQGAVYGLLGLILSPFHF, from the coding sequence ATGGGATTGATCTCGTTATTGACCAGAGACCCTTTGGCGTTTGTGGTGTTGGCGGTTTTACTTCTCTATTCCATTATTGCCCACGAAGTGGCCCACGGATGGGTGGCGAAACTCTTCGGCGACACTCTGGCGGAGGAGGAGGGTCGTTTAACGGCGAACCCCATGCCTCACATTGATCCGATTGGGCTCCTCATGCTTTTTGTGGCGGGGTTTGGTTGGGCACGCCCCGTGCCGATCAACTACGGTTACCTGCGCCGAACCCGGTTCGGCCTGATTGCCGTGTCCTTGGCGGGGGTCACGGCCAATTTCATCATCGCCTTTGCCGCCGCCCTCCTGCTCGAGTTCTCAATGATTCGAGGGATCCCCCCCATCGCCCTGGCCCTTACCGTGGCCGTTAAAATCAACGTTATTTTGGCCGCCTTCAATTTGATCCCCATTCCCCCCCTGGATGGATCTAAGGTCTTGGCTGAATTTCTCCCCATTGAAGCCCGGGTGAAATTCTTTCAGTTCGAACGTTACGGTTTTTTTGTCTTGATTCTCCTCATCTTCACGGGCCTTTTAAACCCCGTCATCAATGTGATGCAAGGAGCCGTTTACGGATTATTGGGCCTAATCCTGTCCCCGTTTCATTTTTGA
- a CDS encoding RES family NAD+ phosphorylase: protein METRTRVVANLEAAGAVRVEVSVDFGKEGIALGEVLPALRQEVKAAGVSYGNKASLDPFMAHSGVLKPAKGAVKSSTAELGEEAGEILIYSARRSLDDANNYRAVNRAKLWKNAENNRFYAGLYGAEDPVTGILEVGKGSTHFNVYRLNIKEARVLDLTNPDVAQTFKYDVIASAGDKAKAYPVSQSIVQKARAMGYDTVKVPSVKDGKTNWVVIDNFENLVKEVTTRPGVMAVTAAQQAEAVVRTARLGPTNAGTAKSIVMAMGGGLLVGGMAGGAHAATGENNNGTTAAERTARTMGTLGIGPMIDRLKGVDWETATEKTLNFGREVGAMGQNAAIGVWHWGGDMVGDVGKISQALWEAIRPQPERRSAVSRLDGANEQVKADLTPLPILNVASKVERKAITAASANVQPAETLVGTPAVNPTASVAPASVVESDVAATVKSAAPIETKPLDTTLTAETPEKKGFLARIKETVSSYKEDLKTVIGFVKDETVAFCQDTVGAMVDTKEKVVDVAQKVGDKAEDVKLKVWNFEYGLTQGLTGDSPVSLMYDGQKGDWFRNDTADSLYKGNEGLRNTGKAVSDLSGASASILNAGWQWTKNISLNTTANIYTSVMHYGEDVSTIAGATVGVVKDIGVYSADKVRGGGNWSKEKASIVAEPFARNVSASFNEMTRADPVTANKVAIGIVASVFSGDIWDKPLSFTFDARGPAVVTINGILNSFDDASNLNGAVNEMFGVRSSAMIFNQSHTKGLQDAHQVAFHEFFGAIDAPAVQAAIAIRQGIKEKGEVFVVAHSQGSAIFDAALDLLGSSEKARIHYLGLGSEKYISAKQEGLADAKNVRNAGDIVPLLGNTARASNWLIPTEWSRKIFTDWTNIDRNVPGNRHGFDQFYKQEVKRWAKEIYP from the coding sequence GTGGAAACCCGCACGCGGGTTGTGGCGAATCTTGAAGCCGCGGGGGCGGTGCGTGTGGAGGTGTCGGTGGATTTCGGGAAAGAAGGGATCGCGTTAGGGGAAGTTTTGCCTGCATTACGGCAAGAAGTCAAGGCCGCGGGGGTTTCGTATGGGAATAAGGCGAGCCTTGATCCCTTCATGGCGCACAGCGGCGTATTAAAGCCGGCGAAAGGGGCGGTTAAATCTTCAACCGCGGAACTGGGGGAAGAGGCGGGGGAGATCCTTATTTACAGCGCGCGCAGGTCGTTGGACGACGCCAACAACTACCGCGCGGTTAACCGCGCGAAACTTTGGAAGAATGCGGAAAACAATCGATTCTACGCTGGGCTCTATGGAGCGGAAGATCCTGTGACAGGGATTTTAGAGGTCGGGAAGGGGAGCACGCACTTTAACGTCTATCGTTTGAATATCAAAGAAGCGCGGGTATTGGATTTGACCAACCCTGATGTTGCGCAAACATTTAAATACGACGTCATCGCGAGTGCCGGCGATAAGGCAAAGGCGTATCCGGTGAGTCAAAGCATTGTGCAAAAGGCGCGAGCGATGGGCTATGACACGGTGAAGGTGCCGAGCGTAAAAGACGGCAAGACGAATTGGGTTGTGATCGACAATTTCGAGAACTTGGTAAAAGAAGTAACAACCCGGCCCGGCGTTATGGCTGTGACAGCGGCGCAGCAGGCCGAGGCGGTGGTCCGGACAGCCCGGCTGGGGCCGACTAATGCGGGGACGGCCAAATCGATTGTGATGGCGATGGGGGGCGGATTGCTGGTGGGCGGGATGGCGGGTGGTGCGCACGCGGCGACGGGAGAAAACAACAACGGGACGACCGCCGCGGAGCGCACGGCGCGAACGATGGGAACGTTGGGCATCGGTCCTATGATCGACCGGCTAAAAGGAGTGGATTGGGAAACCGCGACGGAAAAAACCTTGAACTTTGGCCGCGAAGTTGGGGCCATGGGCCAAAACGCGGCGATTGGCGTATGGCACTGGGGTGGGGACATGGTGGGTGACGTGGGGAAAATATCGCAGGCGCTATGGGAGGCCATCCGCCCCCAACCTGAACGGAGGTCAGCGGTTTCCCGTCTGGACGGGGCCAATGAACAAGTTAAAGCCGATCTAACCCCCTTGCCCATTTTGAATGTGGCGTCGAAGGTGGAACGAAAAGCGATTACGGCGGCGTCGGCCAATGTCCAACCCGCTGAGACTCTGGTGGGGACACCAGCCGTGAACCCGACGGCAAGCGTCGCACCCGCAAGCGTAGTGGAGAGTGATGTGGCGGCCACAGTCAAATCCGCCGCACCCATTGAAACCAAACCGTTAGACACCACACTAACGGCCGAAACACCGGAAAAGAAAGGATTCTTGGCGCGGATCAAGGAAACGGTTAGCTCGTATAAAGAAGATCTGAAAACGGTGATAGGTTTCGTAAAAGATGAAACCGTAGCGTTTTGCCAAGACACCGTCGGCGCGATGGTGGACACAAAAGAAAAAGTCGTCGACGTGGCGCAAAAGGTTGGGGACAAAGCCGAGGATGTTAAATTGAAAGTTTGGAACTTTGAATATGGTTTGACACAAGGGCTAACTGGCGACAGTCCGGTTAGCTTGATGTATGACGGTCAAAAGGGTGATTGGTTCCGAAATGACACAGCGGATTCACTCTATAAGGGTAATGAAGGGTTGAGGAATACAGGGAAAGCTGTAAGTGATTTAAGTGGAGCCAGCGCCAGCATTCTAAATGCCGGGTGGCAGTGGACGAAAAATATTAGTCTGAATACCACGGCCAACATCTACACGTCTGTTATGCATTACGGGGAAGATGTCTCCACGATAGCGGGTGCCACTGTTGGAGTGGTGAAAGATATCGGGGTTTATTCGGCTGATAAGGTTCGGGGCGGGGGAAACTGGTCGAAGGAGAAGGCGAGCATAGTTGCGGAGCCTTTCGCCAGGAACGTTTCGGCTTCCTTTAACGAAATGACCCGCGCTGATCCTGTGACGGCAAACAAGGTTGCTATTGGTATAGTGGCCAGCGTATTCAGTGGAGATATTTGGGATAAGCCACTTTCCTTCACTTTTGATGCAAGGGGGCCTGCCGTCGTAACAATCAATGGGATCCTTAATAGTTTCGATGATGCATCAAACCTGAACGGTGCTGTTAACGAAATGTTTGGGGTCAGATCATCTGCCATGATTTTCAATCAGTCACATACCAAGGGTCTCCAGGATGCACATCAAGTTGCATTCCATGAATTTTTCGGTGCGATTGATGCTCCTGCTGTTCAGGCCGCTATAGCAATCCGCCAAGGGATCAAAGAGAAGGGGGAAGTTTTTGTGGTGGCCCATAGCCAAGGCAGTGCCATTTTCGACGCTGCACTAGACCTGTTGGGGTCATCGGAGAAGGCTAGAATTCACTATTTGGGTTTAGGTTCAGAAAAGTATATCAGCGCCAAACAAGAAGGATTAGCCGATGCTAAGAACGTACGCAATGCGGGGGATATTGTCCCACTTCTTGGAAACACTGCGAGAGCATCGAATTGGTTGATTCCGACAGAATGGTCCCGGAAAATATTTACAGATTGGACAAACATTGATCGGAACGTTCCAGGGAATCGGCACGGGTTTGATCAGTTCTATAAGCAGGAAGTTAAACGATGGGCAAAGGAAATCTATCCGTGA
- a CDS encoding transposase → MPRQSRVNIPGLLYHIMARGIERRPIFSDKIDYDDFLERLEKGLEQCPGQLLGWALMPNHFHLLFRAGTRGISALMQRVMTGYAVAFNHRHGRAGHLFQNRYKSIVCEEETYLLELVRYIHLNPIRAKIVRNMEELKSYPYSGHSGLMGTHKRKWQEINEVLHRFSMKDSPAKKLYERFVEDGIKAGRRPELMGGGLLRSAGGLAGLLGRSRSEREAYDERVLGSGGFVETVLKGVEGDDRRRAEYRRQDLTIETLAERVASEEGINATSLFERGRQDAVSRGKALLIYLGVEYLGMASREMAKLTQMSDPAASKARARGALLWETSGLKEQPKVN, encoded by the coding sequence ATGCCCCGACAATCCCGTGTTAATATCCCAGGCCTTCTGTATCACATCATGGCGCGAGGCATCGAACGCAGGCCAATTTTCTCAGATAAAATCGACTACGATGATTTTTTAGAACGGTTGGAGAAGGGGCTGGAACAATGCCCTGGGCAATTATTGGGCTGGGCTCTGATGCCAAATCACTTTCACTTGCTTTTTCGGGCTGGGACTCGGGGGATTAGTGCGCTCATGCAACGGGTGATGACGGGGTATGCGGTTGCATTTAACCACAGACATGGGCGCGCTGGGCACCTTTTTCAGAATCGTTACAAGTCCATTGTCTGTGAAGAGGAAACATACCTCCTTGAGTTGGTCCGATACATCCACCTAAACCCCATCCGGGCAAAAATCGTTCGAAACATGGAAGAGTTAAAATCCTACCCTTACAGTGGCCATTCGGGACTTATGGGAACGCACAAGAGAAAATGGCAGGAAATAAATGAGGTCCTTCACCGTTTTTCAATGAAAGATTCCCCAGCTAAAAAACTTTATGAACGTTTTGTTGAGGATGGGATCAAGGCCGGGAGGCGCCCGGAATTAATGGGGGGAGGGTTACTAAGAAGTGCGGGGGGATTGGCGGGTCTACTGGGACGGTCTCGATCTGAGAGGGAAGCCTACGATGAGCGCGTTTTGGGAAGCGGTGGGTTTGTGGAAACCGTTCTTAAGGGGGTTGAGGGAGACGACAGGCGCCGGGCGGAATACCGGCGACAGGACCTTACTATAGAAACGTTGGCGGAAAGGGTGGCAAGCGAAGAAGGCATTAATGCCACAAGCCTGTTTGAGCGAGGGCGTCAGGACGCCGTCTCACGGGGAAAGGCTTTGTTAATTTATCTGGGAGTTGAATATTTAGGAATGGCCTCACGCGAAATGGCCAAACTGACCCAAATGTCAGACCCCGCTGCTAGCAAAGCCCGGGCGCGTGGGGCTTTGCTTTGGGAAACAAGTGGCCTTAAAGAACAACCTAAAGTTAATTAG
- a CDS encoding SEC-C domain-containing protein, with translation MKIVRSSGKAPNEKLFHHLAQKDFSSETEMKKYLNTLIGKNLDDLGGNEGKTPLDEAQFLIYDAWEEAESKKRLALANKALEISPDCSDAYNLLAEESASSPKEALDLYQEGVAAGKRVLGEKNFRENKGRFWGMHETRPYMRSLAGKAKTYFEIGDPDQGFAIYYEMLDLNPGDNQGIRYELLARHGDRLEFDAMVALLNRYPNDCEANWVFTIPLLSFQKEGDSLRSKEQLHFAINHNPRVADYLLGRKDLPADIPDQIQLGGDSEAQAYGVKFLSLWNKVNGALEWLEGQEEIFRQKKGAGRLNRNDPCLCGSGRKQKKCCGV, from the coding sequence ATGAAGATAGTGCGTTCGAGCGGAAAGGCTCCAAATGAGAAATTGTTTCATCACCTCGCTCAGAAAGATTTTTCTTCTGAAACGGAAATGAAGAAATATCTTAACACCCTCATTGGAAAAAACTTAGACGACTTGGGTGGGAATGAAGGGAAAACCCCTTTAGACGAAGCTCAATTTCTTATTTACGACGCCTGGGAAGAAGCGGAATCAAAAAAACGCCTGGCGTTGGCGAATAAAGCTCTCGAAATATCTCCTGATTGTTCGGACGCCTATAATCTTTTGGCGGAAGAATCAGCCTCCTCCCCGAAAGAAGCTCTTGACCTCTATCAAGAAGGGGTCGCGGCTGGGAAACGTGTTTTGGGAGAAAAGAATTTTCGAGAAAACAAAGGACGTTTTTGGGGAATGCACGAAACCCGGCCCTACATGCGGTCACTGGCCGGAAAAGCTAAAACGTATTTTGAAATTGGGGATCCCGACCAAGGCTTCGCAATTTATTACGAAATGTTGGACTTAAATCCGGGCGATAACCAAGGGATCCGTTATGAATTATTGGCCCGTCATGGGGACCGATTGGAATTTGATGCCATGGTGGCCCTATTAAATAGATACCCCAATGATTGTGAGGCAAATTGGGTTTTTACCATCCCTCTTTTGTCATTCCAAAAAGAAGGGGATTCCTTAAGATCCAAAGAACAGCTTCATTTCGCTATCAATCACAATCCTCGGGTGGCGGACTACTTGTTGGGACGAAAAGATCTTCCGGCCGATATTCCAGATCAAATCCAATTGGGTGGGGATTCCGAAGCCCAGGCCTATGGGGTAAAATTTCTTTCGCTATGGAACAAAGTCAATGGTGCGCTCGAGTGGCTGGAAGGCCAAGAAGAGATATTTCGCCAAAAAAAAGGTGCTGGCCGATTAAATCGGAACGATCCTTGTTTGTGCGGGTCCGGACGCAAACAAAAGAAATGTTGCGGGGTGTGA
- a CDS encoding tetratricopeptide repeat protein, with the protein MWVNRKWIANYFSPESRAEVNLVMAVRYLQAGKTDDALRKIGGALSLNPNSAKAHYYLAKAYMQQGQPLEAEIGEYKKTIELDPTFMRARHDLTAAYFEQGNYDGAFREVQKVLEIDPNNAVGHNNMGRVYMAKMDRSKAEVHLKKALEIEPDYEFALNNLGNLYFLEGKWEQAKNHLTKSLSIDPKNPGTHFFLAQIAEEQMDTAKAVEHWQRAIEYGLKGVELSKARERIEALKK; encoded by the coding sequence ATGTGGGTAAATCGTAAATGGATAGCGAACTATTTTAGTCCAGAGAGCCGAGCAGAGGTCAATTTGGTAATGGCAGTTCGGTATCTTCAGGCAGGTAAAACCGACGATGCTCTGCGAAAGATCGGAGGCGCATTAAGCCTTAATCCAAATTCCGCTAAGGCCCATTACTATTTGGCAAAGGCCTACATGCAACAGGGCCAGCCCTTGGAAGCGGAAATCGGTGAATATAAGAAAACGATCGAATTGGATCCCACCTTTATGCGAGCACGTCATGATTTGACGGCGGCATATTTTGAACAAGGGAATTACGACGGGGCATTTCGTGAGGTTCAGAAGGTCTTGGAAATCGACCCAAACAATGCCGTAGGCCATAACAACATGGGTCGGGTCTATATGGCCAAAATGGATCGGAGTAAGGCGGAGGTCCACCTGAAGAAGGCTTTGGAGATTGAACCCGATTACGAATTCGCTCTTAATAATCTGGGGAACCTCTATTTCCTTGAAGGAAAATGGGAGCAAGCTAAAAATCATTTAACCAAGTCTTTATCGATTGACCCAAAGAATCCTGGGACCCACTTCTTCCTTGCACAGATCGCAGAGGAACAAATGGACACAGCAAAGGCAGTCGAGCACTGGCAAAGGGCAATCGAATACGGTCTAAAGGGTGTTGAATTGTCAAAGGCTAGGGAAAGAATAGAGGCTTTAAAGAAATAA